In Fibrobacter sp. UWP2, the genomic window CGCCCTTGCCCACAAGCCCGTGCCCGACGTGGTGAACATCGCCTACAACTCCCAGCGATTCACCTTTGGCAGGGAATACCTGATCCCGAAGCCCCTGGACCCGCGCTTGCTCACGGAAGTTTCCATCGCCGTGGCGAAGGCCGCCATCGAGAGCGGCGTGGCCCGTAAGCCCATTACCGACTGGGACTCCTATTACGACAAGCTCCGCGACATGATGGGCTACGACAACAAGCTCATCCGCCAGTTCAGCGATACGGCGCGCAGCAATCCCAAGCGCGTGGTGTTTGCCGAGGGCGACAACCTCAACATGCTCAAGGCCGCCGTGCAGGTGAAACTCGAAGGCGTGGCACACCCGATTCTGCTCGGTAACGCCGAACGAATCCAGATGATGGCGAGCAAGGAACAGCTCGACCTTACGGGCATCAAGATTGTGAATCCGCGCTCTCCCGAGGAATTCGAACGCCGTCGCCGCTATGCCGAAATTTACGCCCAAGAAAACGGCCGTAACGGCGTGGTGTTCGAGGAAGCCCGTGACGACATGTACGAGGTGAACCACTTTGGCATGATGATGGTGAAGGAGGGCGATGCCGACGCTTTCATTACCGGCGGTTATTCCAAGTATTCCGAAACCATCGAACTTGCAAAGGAAATCATCGGCATCCGCGAGGAATACAAGCACTTCGGCGCCATGCACATCTTGAGCACGCGCAAGGGAACGTTCTTCTTGGCCGATACGCTGGTGAACCGCGACCCCGATGCCGAAACGCTTGTGGACATCGTGAAGCTCACGCATGATGCGGTGCGCTTTTTTGCCCACGAACCGGTGATGGCGATGCTCAGCTACGCGAACTTCGGTAGTGATAAGGAAGCCGCCCGTGGTACGGCCAACAAGGCCCGCGACGCGGTGAGGATGATTCACGAGCAGTTCCCGGACTACGTGCTCGATGGCGAAATGCAGGTGAACGTGGCCTTGGACAAGGAACTGCGCGACTCCAAGTACCCCTTCAACAAGCTCAAGGGCCAGACCGTCAACACGCTCATCTTCCCGTGCCTTTCCTCTGCAAATACGACTTGCAAGATGCTCCTCGAGATGGGCGTGGGCGAGTCCATCGGTCCCGTGCAGATGGGCCTGAACAAGCCGGTGCACTTTACCGACTCCGACGCTTCCGTGCACGACATCTTCAACCTGACCGTCGCCGCCGTCATCGACGCGATTGTGCAGGAGAAGAAGGACGAAGAGAAGAACCGCAAGAATTTGGACCGTCTCTGGTAAACGTCTTTAAAACGATATCATAAAAAGGCCCGGGACAAGTCCCGGACCTTTTCTGTTGTTTCCGCAGGCACTCTCTAACCTGCGGGTACCCATACAACCAAACTTACTTGAGGTTCACCTTGTGCATGAACTTCTGGGAGCCCTGGCGGATCACCAGGAAGGCGGCGCCGCGGAACCCGGTGGAGAGTTCGACGGTGTTGACGCCGCGGATTGCGTCGAAGTTCTGCTGGACCACTACCTGGCCGAGGCTGTTCATGAGCATGACGCTGGCACGGCCGGCCTTGGTGGCGTTGAACGTGGCGGCGATGGAGCCGCCGTTGACGCTCAGGTGGAGCTTGCTCGCGGCGACTGCCGGCTTGATGGCGTCCGTACCGCTGAGTGCGACGACCTTGCCGGTGGCGGTGCCTGTGAGGTCAGACTTTTTATCGAAGTCGTCGATGATTTCGGTGGAACCGTCGGCCTTGATGCCCTTGATGTAGTCAAAGGTGATAGTGCCTGTGACCTGCGTGCCGTAGAGGTTCAGACCGATGGCGTTTGCTTCGTTGAGATCCGTGGGTTCGTTGCGGAAATCTTCCCACTTGACTTGGAAAGTCTGGAAGGAGCCGGTGAGTTCCTGGTCGGCCTGCTCCATAACGGGGGCGTCGAACCAAGCCCAGCTGCTGCCGGTCATCATGAAGAGGTCCATGGAGGTCCAGCCGTAACCGCCGCAGCCGTCACTTGTTCCGGTGCAGGGTCCTGCAGAGGCGACGGAACCTTTCAGGCGGACTTCGATGCCGACGTACTTGGAGAGATCCTTGTTTGCGCCGCTGAGGTTGACGCGGACCGTGCCCACTTCGCTGGAGTCGGAAGTTACTGTCTGGTAAGTCACCTGCACGCCCTTGCCGCTTCCGGTTTCGGGGACTTCGTTTTCGTTCACCAGGCTGTCAAGGTTGCTCTGGTTGTTGCCTTCCTGGCCGTAGGCCTTCTGGAGAGCATTCAGAACATCCGGGTCGAGAATGCTGTAGGTGCCCTTCTGGCGGGTAATGATGGTCATATTGCCGTCGTCTTCGGCACCGGTATCCCAGACGTAGGGGATAATGCCGTTGGCCTTCGCGTTCTTGGCGACTTCACCGTAGAAGAGGGCGCGGCCCTGCAGGTGGAGCTTGAGGTTTGCGGCGTCGGTAATCTGGCCGGTGCGCTTGATGGCACCGAGTTCGCCGATAATCACGGGAATGCCCTTGTCGCAGAACATGGTCTTGAGTTCACCGAAAGCGCTCTTGATCTGGTTCGGAGTACCGAGGGCGCTGTTGTCGATGCTGTTGGTGTACACGTTCCAGCCCATGTTGTGAGTCTTGTCGGTGGTGCTTTCGAGACCGGTGTAGTAGTAGAACTGTGTGCCCCAATCTTCGTCCTTGGTCATGAGGGAATACTGGTACGGGTAGTAGTGCACTTCGGCCATCATGTAGCCGGCGCCTGCCGGGTCGGTGGGCCAGTTCTGGTTCAGCATGGAGGCCATGTCCATTTCGGTACGCGGGGCCTGCACAATGAGGGTGCGGGTGGCATTGTTGCCGCCGGCGCTACGCACGGAGGTGATGAAGGCGTCGTAGTAGCCCTTCAAAACCTGCATACGGGTGTTGTCAAATTCCCACTGGGTACCGTTCCACGGGTCGTTCACGCCCGGTTCGTTGGCGCCTGCAAAGAGGAGGTGCTCGTCGTAGTCCTTGAAGTAGGTTGCAATCTGCTTCCAGTAGGCGGCCTGGCGGGCCTTGGTGGTGGCAGAACTGTTGGCAATATCACCGGAACCGCTGCGCGGATTGGCGGTGCCGTCGTAAACGCGGTCTTCGAGCCAGCCTTCGTCCCAGTGCGAGTTCAGCACCACGTACATGCCTTCGGCGATGATCATGTCCACCACGTCCTTGACCTGGGCGAGCCAAGCGGCGTCAATGGTCGGGGTGGTAAACGAGGCGTCCTTGCCTACGTGCTTGTAGGTGGAGTTGTCAGCGGTGCCGCCGTTAGCAGCGATATCCTTGGCGAGGGCGTCGGAATGTGAATACCAGGCGCAGGGGATACGCACGGTGTTGAAGCCGGCTGCCTTGATGGCCTTGATGTAGCCGGCGGTCGGAAGCGGGTTGCCCCATCCGGTCGGGTTTTCGGGCACTTCCATGGTGTTGCCGATGTTGTAGCCCATGCCCATGCTCTCGACGAGTTCGCTGGACTTAGGGAGGGCGAATGCGGCGGTGGCGGCCACGAGGCCGAAGCTACATGCGAATCCAAACATCATTTTTGCGTTCATAGAACGACTCCTTTAGTTGCTTTTCCCCTAATCTATATTTCGGCTCCAAAACCAGGAAAAATAAAGCACCGACCTCAAAAAAGTCGGTGCAATGCTTTCAACAAATGTAAAGTTTCGTTTACTTTACAGCTATTTTTATACGGTTTTTGCCGCTTTTGGCGATGTAGAGGCCCTGATGCAGTCCTTCGAGGCTCATGGTGGTGGCGGTTGTGCCGCCGGCAGCGTTCACCTTGCGAACCAGGTTGCCCTGCATGTCAAAGAGTTCGATGCCGCTTGCCGCGTTGCCCCTGAGCAGGTTCCCTTCGCGGGTGATGGCGGCGTCAAGGCCGTTTTTGACCACGTCCACGAAACCCATGTAGCCGCATTCCGGAATCATGGCATCGCAAGGGTCTGTAAAGGAACTTGAGGTCGGCGCAATATTGCTGCTCGATACCGGCGCAATTGCGGAACTGCTAGATACAGGAGCGATTCCGGAACTGCTAGACGGCGGAACGACCATGCTGCTGCTCGATGCTGGCACGCTGCTGCTCGATGCCGGCTCCGTTCCTCCGCCCGTGATAAAATCTTCCACGTGCGTCGCGCCCGTGTTCACGTAGTTGCCGAGGTTGTACACGCTGCGCATCGCATTGATGACGTCGGTCTCGAGAACCTTGCCCACGGGGGAACTCTGGCGGCGAATGTATGCCATGTTGTCGTAGCCGGAATCGCTCTCGTTGCCCATGCCCATGCTCTCGACGAGTTCGCTGGACTTAGGGAGGGCGAATGCGGCGGTGGCGGCCACGAGGCCGAAGCTACATGCGAATCCAAACATCATTTTTGCGTTCATAGAACGACTCCTTTAGTTGCTTTTCCCCTAATCTATATTTCGGCTCCAAAACCAGGAAAAATAAAGCACCGACCTCAAAAAAGTCGGTGCAATGCTTTCAACAAATGTAAAGTTTCGTTTACTTTACAGCTATTTTTATACGGTTTTTGCCGCTTTTGGCGATGTAGAGGCCCTGATGCAGTCCTTCGAGGCTCATGGTGGTGGCGGTTGTGCCGCCGGCAGCGTTCACCTTGCGAACCAGGTTGCCCTGCATGTCAAAGAGTTCGATGCCGCTTGCCGCGTTGCCCCTGAGCAGGTTCCCTTCGCGGGTGATGGCGGCGTCAAGGCCGTTTTTGACCACGTCCACGAAACCCATGTAGCCGCATTCCGGAATCATGGCATCGCAAGGGTCTGTAAAGGAACTTGAGGTCGGCGCAATATTGCTGCTCGATACCGGCGCAATTGCGGAACTGCTAGATACAGGAGCGATTCCGGAACTGCTAGACGGCGGAACGACCATGCTGCTGCTCGATGCTGGCACGCTGCTGCTCGATGCCGGCTCCGTTCCTCCGCCCGTGATAAAATCTTCCACGTGCGTCGCGCCCGTGTTCACGTAGTTGCCGAGGTTGTACACGCTGCGCATCGCATTGATGACGTCGGTCTCGAGAACCTTGCCCACGGGGGAACTCTGGCGGCGAATGTATGCCATGTTGTCGTAGCCGGAATCGCTCTCGTTGCCCATGTCCCAGAGGATCGGGGTGAGCCCGTACTGCTTTGCGGCAGAAACCACGTCCTTGTGCCACTGCACGCGGCCCTGCTTGTGGAGGTTCAGGTCGTTGCCGCTCAGTTCCGGTGAGCGCACGTTGGCGCCGAATTCGCCGACAATGACCGGGTAACCCTTGTCCACGTAGTTCGTCTTCATCTTGGCGAACTGTTCCTGCGGGTGGACGATGCTACCGAGCTTGGAATCTACAGAACCTGCCCAGGCGTTGTAGCCCGCGTTGCGGACAGGCTCGCTAGATTTTTGGTAGTCGCCGTAGTAGTATTGCGGAAAAACCTGCTTGTCACCCCAGGTATCTTCTTTAGTCATGAGCGTGTACTGGTACGGGTCGTAGTAGTGCACCTCGAACATCAGGTAGCCTGTTACCTTGTCCTTAGGGAACGTGCTTACGGGCGCGTTCGCGACAGACTTGTCGATGTCGGTGTTGAGGCCCTGGATAATGAGCGTGCGGGTGGCGTTGTTCCCGCCGGTGGCGCGCACTGCGTCAATAAACGTCTGGTAGTAGTGCATCAGCGTGCTTACATGCTGGGCCGTCCAGGGGTCCACATTCGGGCCGGGTTCGTTCGCACCCGCAAAAATCAGGCGCTCGTTGTAGTTCTTGAACTTGTTCGCAATCTGCGTCCAGTACGTCTTCATCTTGTTGTCAACAGTCGAGTTGACGCTCGTGCCGATGTTTGTCTGGAACCAGCCGCCTTCACCCTCGTGGTGAATGTTCAAGATGGTGTAGAGGCCCGCGCGCATCGCATAGTCGACGACAGTCTTCACGGAATCGAGCCATGTTTCGGTGACCTTGCCGCCGTTCGTGTGGCTGTCCCAGGCGCAGGGAATGCGTACGGTGTTGAAGCCTGCCGCCTTCACGGAGTCGAGCAAGGCCTGCGTAGGGAAGGGGTTGCCCCATAGGGTCGGGTTGTTCGGCACTTCCATCGAGTTCCCGATGTTAAAACCCATGCCCATGTTCTTCTGGAGCTCCGCCGCTGTCGGGAGGGTGGCGGCATTTGCTGTAATTACAGTCGCGGCGATGCCGAGAATAAGTCCAAACCTTTTCATGGAGACCTCTTTTTTGTGTCCTTCATATAATCTATATCTCCGGCGCGGGGAACGCCCCCG contains:
- a CDS encoding NADP-dependent malic enzyme translates to MSMDLKEKALQYHAMGKPGKIEIVPTKPHSTQTDLGLAYTPGVAAPCLEIEKDSNLAYDYTGRGNLVAVISNGTAVLGLGDIGALAGKPVMEGKALLFKIYAGIDVFDIEINEKDPKKFIEIVKGIAPTFGGINLEDIKAPECFEIEDTLKAELDIPVMHDDQHGTAIISSAGLLNAIEVAGKSIRDVKMVVNGAGAAASACTRLYLSLGLKKENLVMCDSKGVIRKDRKGLTEAKAFFATDRTDIETLEDAMKGADVFVGLSKGNILTREMVRSMADQPIVFALANPTPEISYEEAMASRGDLIFATGRSDYPNQINNVIGFPYIFRGALDVRATCINEHMKHAAVRAIAALAHKPVPDVVNIAYNSQRFTFGREYLIPKPLDPRLLTEVSIAVAKAAIESGVARKPITDWDSYYDKLRDMMGYDNKLIRQFSDTARSNPKRVVFAEGDNLNMLKAAVQVKLEGVAHPILLGNAERIQMMASKEQLDLTGIKIVNPRSPEEFERRRRYAEIYAQENGRNGVVFEEARDDMYEVNHFGMMMVKEGDADAFITGGYSKYSETIELAKEIIGIREEYKHFGAMHILSTRKGTFFLADTLVNRDPDAETLVDIVKLTHDAVRFFAHEPVMAMLSYANFGSDKEAARGTANKARDAVRMIHEQFPDYVLDGEMQVNVALDKELRDSKYPFNKLKGQTVNTLIFPCLSSANTTCKMLLEMGVGESIGPVQMGLNKPVHFTDSDASVHDIFNLTVAAVIDAIVQEKKDEEKNRKNLDRLW
- a CDS encoding glycoside hydrolase family 5 protein yields the protein MNAKMMFGFACSFGLVAATAAFALPKSSELVESMGMGYNIGNTMEVPENPTGWGNPLPTAGYIKAIKAAGFNTVRIPCAWYSHSDALAKDIAANGGTADNSTYKHVGKDASFTTPTIDAAWLAQVKDVVDMIIAEGMYVVLNSHWDEGWLEDRVYDGTANPRSGSGDIANSSATTKARQAAYWKQIATYFKDYDEHLLFAGANEPGVNDPWNGTQWEFDNTRMQVLKGYYDAFITSVRSAGGNNATRTLIVQAPRTEMDMASMLNQNWPTDPAGAGYMMAEVHYYPYQYSLMTKDEDWGTQFYYYTGLESTTDKTHNMGWNVYTNSIDNSALGTPNQIKSAFGELKTMFCDKGIPVIIGELGAIKRTGQITDAANLKLHLQGRALFYGEVAKNAKANGIIPYVWDTGAEDDGNMTIITRQKGTYSILDPDVLNALQKAYGQEGNNQSNLDSLVNENEVPETGSGKGVQVTYQTVTSDSSEVGTVRVNLSGANKDLSKYVGIEVRLKGSVASAGPCTGTSDGCGGYGWTSMDLFMMTGSSWAWFDAPVMEQADQELTGSFQTFQVKWEDFRNEPTDLNEANAIGLNLYGTQVTGTITFDYIKGIKADGSTEIIDDFDKKSDLTGTATGKVVALSGTDAIKPAVAASKLHLSVNGGSIAATFNATKAGRASVMLMNSLGQVVVQQNFDAIRGVNTVELSTGFRGAAFLVIRQGSQKFMHKVNLK
- a CDS encoding T9SS type A sorting domain-containing protein, whose amino-acid sequence is MNAKMMFGFACSFGLVAATAAFALPKSSELVESMGMGNESDSGYDNMAYIRRQSSPVGKVLETDVINAMRSVYNLGNYVNTGATHVEDFITGGGTEPASSSSVPASSSSMVVPPSSSSGIAPVSSSSAIAPVSSSNIAPTSSSFTDPCDAMIPECGYMGFVDVVKNGLDAAITREGNLLRGNAASGIELFDMQGNLVRKVNAAGGTTATTMSLEGLHQGLYIAKSGKNRIKIAVK
- a CDS encoding glycoside hydrolase family 5 protein: MKRFGLILGIAATVITANAATLPTAAELQKNMGMGFNIGNSMEVPNNPTLWGNPFPTQALLDSVKAAGFNTVRIPCAWDSHTNGGKVTETWLDSVKTVVDYAMRAGLYTILNIHHEGEGGWFQTNIGTSVNSTVDNKMKTYWTQIANKFKNYNERLIFAGANEPGPNVDPWTAQHVSTLMHYYQTFIDAVRATGGNNATRTLIIQGLNTDIDKSVANAPVSTFPKDKVTGYLMFEVHYYDPYQYTLMTKEDTWGDKQVFPQYYYGDYQKSSEPVRNAGYNAWAGSVDSKLGSIVHPQEQFAKMKTNYVDKGYPVIVGEFGANVRSPELSGNDLNLHKQGRVQWHKDVVSAAKQYGLTPILWDMGNESDSGYDNMAYIRRQSSPVGKVLETDVINAMRSVYNLGNYVNTGATHVEDFITGGGTEPASSSSVPASSSSMVVPPSSSSGIAPVSSSSAIAPVSSSNIAPTSSSFTDPCDAMIPECGYMGFVDVVKNGLDAAITREGNLLRGNAASGIELFDMQGNLVRKVNAAGGTTATTMSLEGLHQGLYIAKSGKNRIKIAVK